One genomic window of Staphylococcus hsinchuensis includes the following:
- the metC gene encoding cystathionine beta-lyase MetC, whose translation MSLSKQTEVIFDTRRGHDYDSANPPLYDSSTFHQKRLGGDAPYDYARSGNPNRTLLEEKLAKLEGGSHAFAFSSGIAAISAVLLTLNAGDHVILPDDVYGGTFRLTEQILTRFDIHFTTVDATQLTNIEKAIQDNTKLIYIETPSNPLFKITDIRGVANIAQQHDLYLAVDNTFMTPLGQSPLDLGADIVVHSATKFIGGHSDLIAGVAITNNSEIADALYLIQNGTGNALSAQDSWTLAKHLKTLPIRYKQSVANAQQLYSFLAQRPEIAEIYYPGNSDLHLAQAHHGGAVLGFRLADESKAQAFVDALTLPLVSVSLGGVETILSHPATMSHAAIPEDVRQARNITFGLFRLSVGLENPDELIADLNYALKEAFNESITKQITQQPTRR comes from the coding sequence ATGAGTTTATCTAAACAAACTGAAGTCATATTTGATACACGTAGAGGACACGATTATGATTCGGCAAACCCGCCTTTATATGATTCATCGACTTTCCATCAGAAACGATTAGGAGGCGATGCACCATACGATTACGCAAGAAGTGGAAATCCAAACCGAACTTTATTAGAAGAAAAGTTAGCCAAACTAGAAGGCGGCTCACACGCATTCGCCTTCTCATCAGGGATTGCAGCTATTTCAGCCGTACTACTCACGCTTAATGCAGGTGATCACGTAATTTTACCGGATGATGTGTATGGCGGTACGTTCAGATTAACTGAGCAGATCTTAACGCGTTTCGATATTCACTTTACAACGGTTGATGCAACGCAATTAACTAACATTGAAAAGGCCATTCAAGATAATACGAAACTCATCTATATCGAAACTCCGTCGAACCCTCTGTTTAAAATCACAGACATTCGCGGGGTTGCAAATATCGCACAACAGCACGATTTATATTTAGCAGTCGATAATACCTTTATGACACCACTAGGACAGTCACCTTTAGATTTAGGTGCAGATATCGTCGTCCATAGTGCCACAAAATTTATAGGTGGTCATAGTGACCTTATTGCAGGCGTTGCTATAACAAATAACAGTGAAATCGCAGACGCACTGTATCTCATACAAAATGGTACTGGCAATGCCCTATCAGCACAAGATAGTTGGACTTTAGCTAAACATTTAAAAACACTACCTATAAGATACAAACAATCAGTTGCAAATGCACAACAGCTTTATTCATTTTTAGCACAACGTCCTGAAATAGCCGAAATTTATTACCCAGGAAATAGCGACTTACATTTAGCACAAGCGCATCATGGTGGCGCTGTATTAGGATTTCGGTTAGCGGATGAAAGTAAAGCACAAGCTTTCGTGGACGCTTTAACATTACCGCTCGTATCTGTCAGTTTAGGCGGTGTTGAAACTATATTGTCTCATCCAGCCACGATGTCACATGCAGCAATACCAGAAGATGTACGTCAAGCGCGTAACATTACCTTTGGTTTATTTAGATTAAGTGTCGGATTAGAAAATCCTGACGAATTAATTGCAGATTTAAATTACGCACTAAAGGAGGCTTTCAATGAATCCATTACTAAGCAAATTACACAACAACCTACTCGTCGCTGA
- a CDS encoding assimilatory sulfite reductase (NADPH) flavoprotein subunit, translated as MLKDLTPEQRIWLSGYLTAGQQVAAQAATTDAAAASPQVAENVLNSDTPTQAKREITVLYGSETGNAQGLAEMFADRLVEQEFAVKLNAMDGFKARDLKKVQDLFIITATHGEGDPPDNALTFHEYVHGRKAPKLDGVRFSVLALGDESYEFFCQTGKDFDAKLEELGAERLVDRQDCDIDYDDPAEKWMNANIEKLINESGVEPTVTATESGQSAQKQRYSKSNPYEAEVLENINLNGRGSNKEVRHIELLLDNYGEEYEPGDCVVVKPQNDPEIVALLLETLGWDGQQEVTINEDGDTLVLENALKEHFEITKLTKPLLQKAAPLFENSELNDKVNDNEWIQEYIYGRDVIDLIQDFPSNNLQPQDLHRFLRKLPPREYSIASSYKANPDEVHITVGAVRYEAHERARNGVCSVQLAERIEPGDTIPIYLKKNPNFKFPFDEQTPVIMIGPGTGVAPFRSYLQEREELGLTGHTWLFFGEQHFTTDFLYQTEWQTWLKDDVLTKMDIAFSRDSDEKVYVQHRILENSETFYQWLINGAALYVCGDEKYMAKDVHQTIQHVLQTEGNMSETEAEAYLAEMRKENRYQRDVY; from the coding sequence GTGCTTAAAGATTTAACCCCGGAGCAGCGCATCTGGCTTAGCGGTTACTTAACTGCTGGTCAACAAGTTGCAGCTCAAGCAGCGACTACCGATGCAGCAGCAGCTTCGCCACAAGTCGCTGAAAATGTACTCAACAGTGACACACCAACACAAGCTAAGCGAGAAATTACGGTGCTATATGGTTCAGAAACCGGCAATGCACAAGGTTTAGCAGAAATGTTTGCAGATCGACTCGTTGAACAAGAATTCGCAGTGAAACTGAACGCGATGGATGGTTTCAAAGCGAGAGATTTAAAGAAAGTACAAGATTTATTTATTATCACGGCAACGCATGGTGAAGGTGACCCACCTGATAATGCTTTAACCTTCCATGAATACGTTCACGGTCGAAAGGCGCCAAAGCTTGATGGCGTGAGATTCTCTGTGTTGGCACTTGGAGATGAGTCATATGAATTCTTCTGCCAAACAGGTAAAGATTTCGATGCGAAACTAGAAGAACTTGGCGCCGAACGCTTAGTTGATAGACAAGATTGCGATATCGATTACGACGATCCAGCTGAAAAATGGATGAACGCGAATATCGAAAAGTTGATTAATGAATCAGGCGTTGAACCAACTGTAACAGCTACTGAAAGTGGTCAATCAGCACAAAAACAACGCTATTCAAAATCAAATCCATATGAAGCAGAAGTACTTGAAAATATTAACTTAAACGGACGTGGTTCCAATAAAGAAGTCCGTCATATCGAACTCTTGTTAGATAATTATGGTGAAGAATACGAGCCGGGTGACTGTGTCGTAGTGAAACCTCAAAATGATCCAGAAATTGTAGCATTGTTGCTTGAAACATTAGGTTGGGACGGTCAACAAGAAGTCACAATCAACGAAGATGGCGATACGCTTGTCCTAGAAAATGCATTAAAAGAACATTTTGAAATTACTAAACTGACAAAGCCATTACTTCAAAAGGCAGCACCATTATTTGAGAACAGTGAACTTAATGACAAAGTAAACGACAATGAATGGATTCAAGAATATATCTACGGTAGAGATGTGATTGATTTAATTCAAGACTTTCCATCAAACAATTTACAGCCACAAGATTTACACCGATTCTTAAGAAAGTTACCACCGAGAGAATATTCAATCGCAAGCAGTTACAAAGCCAACCCTGATGAAGTACATATTACGGTAGGGGCAGTGAGATACGAAGCACATGAACGTGCACGTAACGGTGTCTGTTCGGTACAACTTGCTGAACGCATAGAACCCGGCGATACGATTCCAATTTATTTAAAGAAAAATCCGAATTTCAAGTTCCCATTCGATGAACAAACACCAGTTATTATGATTGGTCCAGGTACTGGTGTTGCACCATTTAGATCATATCTTCAAGAACGCGAAGAACTAGGACTGACAGGTCATACGTGGTTATTCTTTGGTGAGCAACATTTCACTACAGATTTCTTATACCAAACTGAATGGCAAACGTGGTTGAAAGATGATGTCTTAACAAAAATGGATATCGCATTTTCAAGGGATAGTGACGAAAAAGTATATGTCCAACATCGCATATTAGAAAACAGCGAAACATTTTATCAGTGGTTAATCAATGGCGCAGCACTTTACGTTTGTGGCGATGAAAAATATATGGCGAAAGATGTACATCAAACGATACAACATGTGCTTCAAACGGAAGGTAATATGTCTGAAACGGAAGCTGAAGCCTACTTAGCAGAAATGAGAAAAGAAAATCGTTATCAAAGAGATGTATATTAA
- a CDS encoding phosphoadenylyl-sulfate reductase has product MSEKQITYDNFDDTIFDSIDITDDTKGAREVVKWAYDTYGDSIVYSCSFGAEAMILLDLIYQVKPNAEIVFLDTGLHFQETYDLIDRVQQRYPELNIKMKKPELTVEEQAEEYQPALWKNDPNMCCYIRKIKPLEEVLSGATAWVSGLRRAQSPSRENTNFINKDERFKSVKVCPLIHWSWDDVWDYIKSHDLHYNELHDHNYPSIGCIPCTSAVADASDSRAGRWMHANKTECGLHTTNP; this is encoded by the coding sequence ATGTCAGAAAAGCAAATTACTTATGATAATTTTGATGACACTATTTTTGATTCAATAGATATCACAGACGATACGAAAGGTGCTCGCGAAGTTGTGAAATGGGCATATGATACGTATGGTGATTCTATTGTGTATTCTTGCAGTTTTGGAGCAGAGGCCATGATTTTACTTGATTTAATCTATCAAGTTAAACCAAATGCAGAAATTGTGTTCCTTGACACAGGGCTACACTTCCAAGAAACGTATGATTTAATCGATCGAGTGCAACAACGTTACCCAGAGCTTAACATTAAGATGAAAAAGCCAGAACTCACGGTAGAAGAACAAGCGGAGGAGTACCAACCAGCTTTATGGAAGAACGATCCTAACATGTGCTGCTACATTCGCAAGATTAAACCACTTGAAGAAGTACTTTCAGGTGCTACAGCATGGGTTTCAGGTTTAAGACGTGCACAGTCTCCAAGTCGTGAGAACACAAACTTTATTAATAAAGACGAACGTTTTAAATCAGTTAAAGTTTGTCCACTGATCCATTGGTCTTGGGATGACGTGTGGGACTATATCAAATCACATGATTTACATTACAACGAATTACACGACCATAACTATCCAAGTATTGGATGCATTCCTTGTACTTCAGCAGTAGCAGATGCAAGCGATTCCAGAGCGGGTAGATGGATGCATGCCAACAAGACAGAATGTGGTTTGCATACGACTAATCCTTAG
- a CDS encoding PLP-dependent transferase, with translation MTKHTELAQISLTHDDTGAIANPIYLSTAFQHPKLGASTGYDYTRTKNPTRTAFEEAFAQLEHGIASYATSSGMAAIQLICNLFKAGDEILVSFDLYGGTFRLFDFYEKQYGIQFKYVDFLDFDSVKQQLNDNTKALFIEPISNPQMIEVDVEPYYDLAHEHNLLTIIDNTFLTPYLSTPLEEGADIVLHSATKYIGGHNDVLAGVVTVNDAYLEQQLSELHNMIGATLSPFDSYLLQRGLKTLHLRMDRAEYNAQLLAERCRSLDAIDEVLYCGSTGMLSIRLNKAFQTDQFLEHLNVCIFAESLGGTETFITFPYTQTHVDMPDAEKDKRGIDQHLLRLSIGIEDYNDIEADILQALAKSKKEVIT, from the coding sequence ATGACAAAACATACTGAACTCGCACAAATTTCATTAACACATGACGATACAGGCGCAATTGCAAATCCGATTTATCTTTCAACAGCATTTCAACATCCAAAGTTAGGCGCATCCACTGGTTACGATTATACTCGTACGAAGAACCCAACTCGTACGGCCTTTGAAGAAGCTTTCGCACAGTTAGAACACGGCATTGCATCGTATGCAACATCTAGTGGTATGGCAGCGATTCAATTAATTTGTAACCTCTTCAAAGCTGGTGATGAAATTTTAGTTTCATTTGATTTATATGGCGGTACGTTCAGACTCTTTGATTTTTATGAGAAACAGTACGGTATCCAGTTCAAATATGTCGATTTCTTAGATTTCGATTCAGTCAAACAGCAACTCAACGACAATACGAAAGCATTATTCATTGAACCAATCTCCAATCCACAAATGATTGAAGTTGATGTTGAACCTTATTACGACTTAGCACACGAACATAATCTTTTAACAATCATTGACAATACTTTTTTAACACCGTACTTATCAACGCCGCTTGAAGAAGGCGCTGACATTGTATTGCATTCAGCGACAAAATATATTGGTGGTCATAATGATGTGCTCGCAGGAGTTGTTACTGTCAACGATGCGTACTTAGAACAACAGCTTTCCGAGTTACACAATATGATTGGTGCAACGCTATCACCGTTTGATAGTTATTTGTTACAACGTGGACTGAAAACACTGCACCTTAGAATGGATCGTGCTGAATATAACGCACAATTACTAGCTGAACGATGTAGAAGCTTAGATGCTATTGATGAAGTATTGTATTGCGGAAGTACTGGCATGTTAAGCATCCGTTTAAACAAAGCATTTCAAACGGATCAATTTCTAGAACATCTCAATGTATGCATCTTTGCTGAAAGTTTAGGGGGCACAGAAACATTTATCACCTTCCCTTATACACAAACCCACGTAGATATGCCAGATGCAGAGAAAGACAAACGTGGCATCGATCAACATTTACTCAGACTATCTATTGGCATTGAAGATTATAACGATATCGAGGCAGATATTTTACAGGCATTAGCAAAATCTAAGAAAGAAGTGATTACATGA
- a CDS encoding ParB/RepB/Spo0J family partition protein has translation MGNNDEQPLPINDDETVQNIAIKDIKANPYQPRKTFDEQRLEDLAGSIKNHGILQPVVLRKTIVGYTIVVGERRFRAAQMAGLDQIPAIVKTLTDEEMMELAIIENLQREDLNAIEEAEGYRKLMDDLNLTQQQVAKRLSKSRPYIANMLRLLHLPISIANMIKDGRLSGAHGRTLLTVKDDYQMKRIAQQAVKEAWSVRYLEQYVNEHFGKKNETNSKNQATVKPKFIKQQERQLKEQYGSNVTIATRNKKGQITFEFTSEEEFKRLIHQLNEKYHRDL, from the coding sequence TTGGGTAATAATGATGAGCAACCTTTACCTATAAATGATGATGAAACAGTTCAAAATATAGCAATTAAAGATATCAAAGCTAATCCATACCAACCGCGTAAGACGTTTGACGAACAGCGCTTAGAAGATTTAGCAGGTTCTATTAAAAATCACGGTATACTTCAACCTGTTGTGTTACGAAAGACGATTGTTGGCTATACAATTGTCGTAGGTGAAAGACGCTTTCGTGCAGCGCAAATGGCAGGACTGGATCAAATACCAGCTATCGTTAAGACATTAACAGATGAAGAAATGATGGAGTTAGCCATCATTGAAAATTTACAACGTGAAGATTTAAATGCAATTGAAGAAGCGGAAGGTTACCGTAAACTCATGGACGATCTTAACCTGACGCAACAACAAGTAGCCAAACGACTCAGTAAGTCTCGTCCATATATTGCTAATATGTTGCGACTCCTTCATTTACCTATAAGCATCGCAAATATGATTAAAGATGGTCGTTTGTCAGGTGCCCATGGAAGAACGTTGCTAACAGTTAAAGATGATTATCAAATGAAACGTATAGCACAACAAGCAGTAAAAGAGGCTTGGAGCGTCCGTTACTTAGAACAGTACGTGAATGAACATTTTGGTAAAAAAAATGAGACAAACTCAAAAAATCAGGCTACGGTGAAACCTAAATTTATTAAACAACAAGAACGTCAATTGAAAGAACAATATGGATCGAATGTAACAATTGCGACGCGAAATAAAAAAGGACAAATCACGTTTGAGTTTACTTCAGAGGAAGAATTCAAACGATTGATACATCAACTTAATGAAAAATACCATCGCGATTTATAG
- a CDS encoding bifunctional homocysteine S-methyltransferase/methylenetetrahydrofolate reductase: MNPLLSKLHNNLLVADGAVGTILYSEGIDTCPEAYNLTHPEKIERIHRSYIEAGADIIQTNTYGANFEKLKPFGLEHKVKDIHQAAVRIAKRAANDQTFILGTIGGFRGIKQEDLELSSILYHSGIQIDTLVESGVDGLLFETYYDLDELTQVIQETKRKYPELPLIAQFTALNTNYLRDGTPINKALKQIIASGANVVGLNCHHGPHHMQESFSHIELPENAYLSCYPNASLLDLENSEFKYSDNAAYFGEVAKQIVDEGVRIIGGCCGTTPEHIQHIKSAVKDLTPITQKNVIPFEKHSNRTNHTQPNHNLTDKVKSRPTIIVELDTPKHLDTDKFFRNIRQLDEADIDAVTLADNSLATVRISNIAAASIIKQQYDIEPLVHITCRDRNLIGLQSHLLGLSLLGVNEILTITGDPAKVGNLPGASNVYDVNSKGLTEIALRFNQGINTDGDALKVHTNFNIAGAFDPNVRKLDGAVRRLERKSESGMHYFLTQPVYSKAKIKEVYEATKHLDTPLFIGIMPITSYKNALFLHNEVPGIKLSEEVLQKFEAVKDDKAKTKELSMRISKDLIDTVHEYFNGLYLITPFQSVEYTLELANYSKQITTNTNKQEAIL; this comes from the coding sequence ATGAATCCATTACTAAGCAAATTACACAACAACCTACTCGTCGCTGATGGTGCAGTTGGAACCATCTTATACTCAGAAGGCATCGATACTTGCCCAGAAGCTTATAACTTAACGCACCCTGAGAAGATAGAACGTATTCACCGCTCCTATATAGAAGCTGGTGCAGATATTATCCAAACAAACACGTATGGTGCCAACTTTGAAAAGTTAAAACCCTTCGGACTAGAACATAAAGTTAAAGACATACACCAAGCGGCTGTGCGAATAGCCAAACGTGCTGCGAACGATCAAACCTTTATTTTAGGAACGATTGGCGGCTTTAGAGGAATAAAACAAGAAGACCTGGAACTATCTTCTATTCTTTATCATAGCGGTATTCAAATCGATACATTAGTAGAATCCGGTGTCGACGGTCTACTGTTTGAAACGTATTATGATTTAGATGAACTCACCCAAGTTATTCAAGAAACAAAGCGTAAATATCCTGAACTACCACTCATTGCTCAATTTACAGCGCTCAATACGAACTATCTTAGAGATGGTACACCGATTAACAAAGCATTAAAGCAAATTATCGCAAGCGGTGCTAATGTTGTTGGACTGAATTGTCATCATGGTCCACATCATATGCAGGAATCATTTTCCCATATTGAACTACCGGAAAATGCGTACTTATCATGTTATCCAAATGCGAGTTTGCTTGACCTTGAAAATAGTGAATTTAAATATAGTGATAATGCAGCTTATTTCGGTGAAGTTGCTAAGCAAATTGTCGATGAAGGTGTACGAATAATTGGTGGATGTTGTGGTACAACACCAGAACATATTCAACATATCAAGTCAGCCGTTAAAGATTTAACACCGATTACTCAGAAAAATGTCATTCCCTTTGAAAAACATAGTAATCGTACAAATCACACACAACCAAATCACAATTTAACAGATAAAGTGAAGTCACGCCCAACGATTATCGTAGAGCTAGATACCCCTAAACATTTAGATACAGATAAATTTTTCAGAAATATCAGACAATTAGATGAGGCTGATATCGATGCAGTGACTTTAGCCGATAATTCACTGGCCACTGTACGCATTAGTAATATCGCGGCTGCAAGTATTATTAAACAACAATACGACATCGAACCTCTCGTACACATTACGTGTCGAGACCGGAACCTCATCGGCTTACAATCTCATTTACTTGGTTTATCCTTGCTCGGCGTAAATGAAATATTGACGATTACAGGCGATCCAGCCAAAGTTGGCAATTTACCCGGTGCTTCAAATGTTTATGATGTAAATTCCAAAGGTTTAACCGAAATCGCTTTACGCTTTAACCAAGGTATTAATACTGACGGAGATGCGCTGAAGGTCCATACGAACTTCAACATCGCAGGGGCTTTTGACCCTAATGTGAGAAAGCTTGACGGTGCCGTTAGACGACTCGAGAGAAAGAGCGAAAGTGGCATGCACTATTTCCTCACACAACCCGTTTACTCCAAAGCGAAAATCAAAGAAGTATATGAAGCAACGAAACACCTTGATACCCCCCTATTCATCGGTATCATGCCGATAACGAGTTATAAAAATGCATTATTTTTACACAATGAAGTCCCTGGCATCAAACTTTCTGAAGAAGTGTTACAAAAATTTGAAGCTGTAAAGGATGATAAAGCGAAGACAAAAGAACTAAGTATGCGCATTTCTAAAGATTTAATCGATACAGTACATGAATATTTCAACGGTTTATACTTAATTACCCCCTTCCAAAGTGTCGAATACACACTTGAGCTAGCGAATTATTCGAAGCAAATTACAACAAACACAAATAAACAGGAGGCAATACTATGA